From the genome of Deferribacteraceae bacterium V6Fe1:
CAGAAGTTGAATGTATCGACTGTCATGGAAAACCTGGATTTGTAGGATATATGAAGGCGAAGGTTGGAGGTCTTAAAGACTTATACGGTGAGTTTTTCAAATCTTATGAGCATAAAGTTGAAATTCTGACTAAAGGTGCTACTGATAAGGAGTATGCAGCCGAGCTCGTACCAAATCAGACATGTCTTCATTGCCACTCAGATGCAGTAAATGAGTATAATAGAAAAAATTATGTAATGTCTGTTGGTGTTAATTTCAGACAAATTGATAATGTTGTTAATCCAAAATTTAGGGAATCATTTGGCAGACCGGATATTCTTGCTCAGAAGGTTAGTGTTGGTGTTGAGCCGAATCATGCCAAACATATATTGGAAGTAGGTTTAAACTGTGTTGATTGTCACTTGGGCGTGGCACACGGCGGTGAGTTTCATAATCTCCCTAAGATGGAAACATGTTTTGCATGCCATTATAATGAAAGAGCTAAAAATGAAAATATCTCAGCACCTAAAAATAATGAGTGCGAGAAGTGTCACACTATGCAGAAAGGTATCCAGCAAGGGACTTATGTTAAAGGTGTTGAAGAGACACCATGGTATATGGCAGATTTAACTTGCTCTGACTGTCATAGTGATGCGTTCTCAAGGCCAAATTCTGATAAATGTGTAAGTTGTCATGATGAGTCATATGCATCAGTCATGTTTGACATACAGAAGGGATATATTGAGAAGCTTGCCAATGTGCAAAAAGTAAGAGATAATTTGTTTACTGAAAGGCTTGAAATGCCGGAAGGCAAGAGAAAGCTATTTAATGAAGCTAACAGACTTGTCAGACTTCTTGAGATGGATGGTTCCAAAGGGGTACATAATCCTGAATACTTTGACATGATATTTGAAAAAGCTGCCGAACTTTTAAAAGCTACAGAAGAATACGTTGAGCCGGTGAAAGTTGAAAAAGCGCGTATGGAAGCTGCTGAAGCTGATAAAATAGAGAGTGCCGCAGAAGATAAACCTGAAGCTGCTGAGAAAAAAGAATTCGCAGGAAATCCTGCAGAGCTTATGGAAATAGCTCCTGAAGAGATTAACCTTGCTGAGCAGCATGGTATAAAGTCAACAAAAAAACCTGTAATATTTAAACACAAAGAGCACGCTGAGAGATTGGCTTGCGGTGAATGTCACAGCAACCCTGAGGAGGGTAAACTAAAATTTGAAGTTACCAATCTTTCGGGTACAAACAACGATTTCCACAAACAACTTTGTTTCCCTTGCCATAAGGAGAATAAAGTACCAAAAGGTACAAGCTGCACTACTTGTCATAAATAATTAAATGCCCGGCAATAGCCGGGCATTTTTTGTTGTAATAATCTGTAAAATATATAATATTACCCTCAACTAATATGTGGGGTAATTTATGTTTCCGTTGAAAGACTCGATTAAGTCAAATTCTTTTCCATTAGTCAATTCTGCACTAATAATATTAAACTGTGTAATTTTTTGGTATGAAAACTCTATGGATAGATATACATTAAGCTTATTTTTCCTTGAGTATGGATTAGTGCCTGTAAAGCTGTTTTTACCGGGTGAAGTAGTTACTTTGGGCGACAAAATAGTACCTTTTTTTAGTTCGATGTTTTTGCATGGTGGTTGGATGCATCTTATAAGTAACATGTATTTTTTATATATATTTGGTGATAATGTCGAGGATATGATAGGTCATTACAAATACCCGATTATGTACATATTATTTGGACTTGCCGCTGCGATTACGCAAGTAGTGATTTATCCGCATTCAAACATCCCTACAATAGGGGCATCAGGTGCAGTGTCAGGTGTCATGGGGTATTATTTTATAAAGTTTCCTCACTCACGTGTTAAGACGCTTGTATTTATAATTATATTTGTGACTATTGTAGAAATTCCAGCTGTAATATTTTTGGGACTTTGGTTTTTTATGCAATTTATTAATGGGTCTTCACAGTTGATGCTTTCTACGGCAGGCGGCGTGGCTTGGTGGGCACATATAGGCGGGTTTATGGCAGGAGTTGTATATGCGATTACTGATGGCAAAAGATATATTTATAGAGCCGACTTTATACAATAAATGAAATATGAGGTGATTAAATGTGTTTGGGTTTACCGGGTAAGCTTGTAGAAATTTCTGAAGATAAAACATTCGGAATTGTTGATATCGCAGGCACAAAAAGAGAAGTGTCACTAATGATTCTGCCTGAAGATGTAGAATTGGGGGATTATGTGATGGTGCATGTGGGGTTTGCCATTTCCAAAATGGACGAAGCTCAAGCGGAAGAAACTTTAAAAGCAATTATGGAGTATTATGATGGAGATGATATCGAAATTCAGGGATAAGGATATAGTAAAACGACTGCTCGATAATATTTACAAGGAGTCTAAAGCCGATAAGATATACAACATAATGGAAGTTTGTGGCACACATACTATGTCTGTTTCGAGATTTGGAATTAGAGGCCTTTTGCCAAAAAATATCAGACTTATTTCAGGTCCGGGATGCCCTGTTTGCGTAACTGCTCAGGGTGAAATAGATATGATATTTGATTTGCTCAAACATAATGATGTTATAGTTGCAGTTTATGGGGATCTAATGAAAGTACCTGGTTCTGACGGAAGGAATTTGTTAGAACTTAAAGCTGAAGGGAAGGATATACGAGTTGTAATTTCTCCGTTAGATGTCTTAAAGCTAAAAAACGAACAAAAAAAAGATATTGTATTTGTCTCTATTGGTTTTGAGACAACCAACCCGGCAACGGCAGGACTGATAGACACCATTGTAAGTCAAAATTTGAACGGATTTTATGTTTTAATGCTAAATAAGACAATGCCTGAAATTATAGATGTATTATTAGACGATAATGAGTTAGATGTAGATGGATTTTTATGCCCGGGGCATGTGTCAGTCATAACCGGTGAGAGTCTTTATTTGCCTATAATTAAAAGGGATAAAGCAGCTGTAATAACAGGGTTTGAGCCTGTAGATATACTTTATTCTGTTTTAGAAATAATCAGGCAGATTAATAGCAAAAATTTTTACATAAAAAATAACTATGGTCGCGTAGTAAACTCACTTGGCAATGAAAAGGCTAACAAGCTTGTAGATAAGTATTTTGAACTTGCTGATTCGATGTGGAGAGGTATAGGGGTTATTAAAAACAGCGGGTTAAAAATCAGAAAGCAGTATAAATATTTAGATGCATCGGAGCGTTTTGGGTTACGTCCTTCAGATAAATCGGAGATTGATGGTTGTAAGTGCGGTGAGGTTTTAAAAGGGAAGATTTTACCAAATATGTGTGGTTTGTTTGGTTTGGCGTGTAGCCCTGAAAATCCAGTTGGTCCTTGCATGGTATCTTCGGAAGGGGCTTGCGCTGCATATTACAAATATGAAATCTGAATGCTTAATGATTAAAAGGGGATATATGATTTCTACAACAATGAAGCTTGGCGGTGGCGGTAAGGCCACTAATGACTTTATAAAAAATTATATTATAAAATATTTTGGCAA
Proteins encoded in this window:
- a CDS encoding NapC/NirT family cytochrome c; the encoded protein is MLGNLLGKLREFIKKDPVVFVLIIIFLVVGFTFANVEILHITSESKFCGSCHPEEKVGPLGEYHTWSKNIHSTAEVECIDCHGKPGFVGYMKAKVGGLKDLYGEFFKSYEHKVEILTKGATDKEYAAELVPNQTCLHCHSDAVNEYNRKNYVMSVGVNFRQIDNVVNPKFRESFGRPDILAQKVSVGVEPNHAKHILEVGLNCVDCHLGVAHGGEFHNLPKMETCFACHYNERAKNENISAPKNNECEKCHTMQKGIQQGTYVKGVEETPWYMADLTCSDCHSDAFSRPNSDKCVSCHDESYASVMFDIQKGYIEKLANVQKVRDNLFTERLEMPEGKRKLFNEANRLVRLLEMDGSKGVHNPEYFDMIFEKAAELLKATEEYVEPVKVEKARMEAAEADKIESAAEDKPEAAEKKEFAGNPAELMEIAPEEINLAEQHGIKSTKKPVIFKHKEHAERLACGECHSNPEEGKLKFEVTNLSGTNNDFHKQLCFPCHKENKVPKGTSCTTCHK
- a CDS encoding rhomboid family intramembrane serine protease → MFPLKDSIKSNSFPLVNSALIILNCVIFWYENSMDRYTLSLFFLEYGLVPVKLFLPGEVVTLGDKIVPFFSSMFLHGGWMHLISNMYFLYIFGDNVEDMIGHYKYPIMYILFGLAAAITQVVIYPHSNIPTIGASGAVSGVMGYYFIKFPHSRVKTLVFIIIFVTIVEIPAVIFLGLWFFMQFINGSSQLMLSTAGGVAWWAHIGGFMAGVVYAITDGKRYIYRADFIQ
- a CDS encoding HypC/HybG/HupF family hydrogenase formation chaperone, whose translation is MCLGLPGKLVEISEDKTFGIVDIAGTKREVSLMILPEDVELGDYVMVHVGFAISKMDEAQAEETLKAIMEYYDGDDIEIQG
- the hypD gene encoding hydrogenase formation protein HypD, which translates into the protein MEMISKFRDKDIVKRLLDNIYKESKADKIYNIMEVCGTHTMSVSRFGIRGLLPKNIRLISGPGCPVCVTAQGEIDMIFDLLKHNDVIVAVYGDLMKVPGSDGRNLLELKAEGKDIRVVISPLDVLKLKNEQKKDIVFVSIGFETTNPATAGLIDTIVSQNLNGFYVLMLNKTMPEIIDVLLDDNELDVDGFLCPGHVSVITGESLYLPIIKRDKAAVITGFEPVDILYSVLEIIRQINSKNFYIKNNYGRVVNSLGNEKANKLVDKYFELADSMWRGIGVIKNSGLKIRKQYKYLDASERFGLRPSDKSEIDGCKCGEVLKGKILPNMCGLFGLACSPENPVGPCMVSSEGACAAYYKYEI